CTCCAGGACCGGCGGGACGTCGCCGAGCAGGTCCGCGCCCAGTACCAGCACTTCGTGGTCGACGAGTACCAGGACGTCAGCCCCCTCCAGCAGCGCCTGCTGGAGCTGTGGCTCGGCGACCGCGACGACCTGTGCGTCGTCGGCGACGCCAGCCAGACCATCTACTCCTTCACCGGCGCCACCCCCGACCATCTGCTCGACTTCCGGGTCCGCCACCCCGGGGCCACCGTCGTCAAACTCGTCCGCGACTACCGCTCCACACCCCAGGTGGTCCACCTCGCCAACGGACTGCTCTCCCAGGCCCGCGGCCGCGCCGCCGACCACCGACTGGAGCTCGTCTCGCAACGCCCCGCGGGGCCCGAGCCCTCCTACGCCGACTACGCCGACGAACCCTCCGAGGCCGAGGGCGCCGCCCGCCATGTGCGCGCACTGCTGGACGCCGGGGTCCCCGCGGCGGAGATCGCGATCCTGTTCCGCACCAACTCCCAGTCCGAGACGTACGAACAGGCACTGGCCGACGCCGGGATCCCCTACCAGCTGCGCGGCGCCGAGCGCTTCTTCGACCGGCCCGAGGTGCGCAGAGCGATCCTCGCCCTGCGCGCCGCCGCCCGCTTCGGGGCCAACGACTCCCGGCTCGACGACGTGGACGACCTGCCCTCCCAGGTGCGTGCCGTGCTCTCCGGCGAGGGCTGGACCGCAGAACCGCCGGCCGGCTCCGGCGCGGTCAGGGAACGCTGGGAGTCGCTGGCCGCGCTGGTGCACCTCGCCCGCGATGTCGCTGCCGCCGGGCCGGCCGTCACTCTTGCCGACCTCGTCGCCGAACTGGACGAACGGGCCGGCGCCCAGCACGCCCCCACGGTGCAGGGCGTCACCCTCGCCTCACTGCACTCCGCCAAGGGACTGGAGTGGGACGTCGTCTTCCTGGTCGGTGTAGCCGAGGGGATGATGCCCATCAGCTACGCCAAGACCGACGAGCAGGTGGAGGAGGAGCGCCGGCTCCTCTACGTCGGCGTCACCCGTGCGCGGGAACGTCTCTTCGTCTCCTGGGCGCTCTCCCGCTCGCCCGGCGGGCGCCCCAACCGCCGTCCCAGCCGGTTCCTCGACGGGCTGCGCCCCGGCTCGACCGCGGCGGGGAGCAGGAGCGGCGGCGCGGGGGGTGCCGGGGGAGTGGAGCGCGGCTTCGGTTCCGCCGTCCGCGGCGGTGCGGCGGGTGCCGTGCCGGCCGCGCGCCGCACCCGCCGGACGGTGGCCCGCTGCAAGGTCTGCGGCCGCACCCTGACCGAGGCCGGCGAGATGAAGCTGATGCGCTGCGAGGACTGCCCCTCCGACATGGACGAGGGGCTGTACGAGCGGCTGCGGGAGTGGCGGGCCGTGCAGGCGGGGCGCAGCGGACAGCCGGCCTTCTGCGTGTTCACCGACAGGACGCTCATGGCGATCGCCGAGACCGTGCCCGAGGAGCCGGAGGAGCTGGCGCGGATTCCCGGCGTCGGCATGCGGAAGTACAAGCGGTACGGAGCCGATGTGCTGGCCATCTGCGCAGGCCAGGAGGTTGGGGAGGGGGAGGAGGAAGTTTGAGCCCAACTCGTCGAAAAAATAGTTTGCGCATGCCCGGGGAATCCCCATAGGTTCTAAGCCACGGGGACGGCGGCCTTCTCCAAGGCCCCGATTCCGTGTTGTACTTGCACATCCGAACGGATCGGCTCACCACCGGTCCCAGAGACGCCGAAGGGAGGCGAGTCCAGTGATCAGCATCAACAGCAGCTTCGTCAGCACCGCCAAAATGACCGATCGCTCGGCCGTCTCCGCGTGCACGCAGGGCGTCTCGAACCTGGGCACCGGTGTGTCCGGCATTCGTGTCGGCCGTCCGGTCTCCTCCCTGCCTCTCTCGGGCCTTCCCGTCCGTGAGCGCGATGAGCGACCGACCAAGGCACTGGAAGCAGTAGTGGCACAGGCGCAGGCCTATGCCTTTGCCGCCGCCGGTGCCGGATTCCGGAAGCAGACGACGCAGCACCACCTGATGTGGGCCTTCCGCGGGCCTGAACCCTGGAGTGATCCAGCCTGATCGCCGATCAGGCAGGCGCCTTCAGGGCCGCGGAACCCAACCGGGATCCGCGGCCCTTCTGTTTGTCCCGCACCGGGACCGGCAGCCGAAGGACCTCGGGACAAGAAAGACCCGGTACCAGCCGCCACCCGGCCCCACAGGGCCGGACCGACCAGACGAGGAAGACGAACCGTGCAACTCGAAGCGCACGTCCCGTCCGTACCGCCTTCCGACACGATCCCCAAGCCCGTCCTTCCGGAGGACCCCACCTTGACTCCGCTCACCGCGCTCACCGCGCTCGACGACGCCATCGAGAACCTCGGTGTGCCCGTCCCGTGCCGCTCGTACGACCCGGAGGTCTTCTTCGCCGAGTCGCCGGCGGACGTCGAGTACGCCAAGTCGCTCTGCCGCACCTGCCCGCTCGTCGACGCCTGCCTCGCCGGCGCCAAGGAGCGCCGCGAGCCCTGGGGTGTCTGGGGTGGCGAACTGTTCGTCCAGGGCGTCGTCGTCGCCCGGAAGCGGCCGCGTGGCCGCCCGCGCAAGAACCCGGTCACGGCATGAACGCCCCCGGCACGATCAACCGTCCCCTCACGCTCGACCCCACGAAGCAGGCCCCGATGAAGCCGTCCACCAGCGAGCCGACCGGCTCCGCGATCGAAGACGTCACCACCACCGGTGCGAACGACTCGCGCCAGAACAGGACCCGCGAGATGCAACTCATCCCAGAAGCCCTGGCTCGTGCGCATATGCACGACCGACTGCGCGAGGCCGAGCGGGAACGCCGGGCCGTGCGCCTGGCGGTGGCCCGCCGGATGCAGCGCCGGGCCGAGCGCGCGTCGCTGCGCGCCCGCCGCGCGCTGGCCATGGCCGTGATGCAGTGACCCACGACAGCCGCCGCCGACACCGACGTCGCCGACGGTGATTCCACCCGGGGGCCGGTCCACCAGGACCGGCCCCCGGTCCCGTTCCCGTACCCCGCGCGCACCCCGCGCCCGCCGGGGCGCACCAGGGCCGGCGGTACCGGCCCGGTCTCGCGGTCGTGCCCCGCCCGGTCAGGCCTGTGCCGCCGACCGTTCCCCGGAGCCGTCACCGAGCCCGTCCCCGGCCTTCTGCTGTCCGGGGAGCTGCACCGCCTCGCTCTCCTCGTCGTCCACGGCCTCGTCGGCCTCGTCGGCCTCGTCGGCCTCGTCGACCTCCGCGAACTCCTCCGTGACGTCCTCCGCCGCCTCCACCAGGTCGTCCGCGTCCTCCTCGGAGGCGAAGCCCGGCAGCCACTGTTCCAGTTCCTCGCGCAGCCGTACCGTCGCCCCCAGCTGGCACAGCACGCCGATCGTGCTGAGGGTGACCCGGTGGATCAGCAGGTACGACGGGGGCAGATTGAGCTTCTTGCCCAGCTGATAGGCGGGGGAGCGGGGGTCCGCCACCCGGGCCGCCTGACTGCGCATCCAGCCGCGGGTGAAGGTGAACTCCTCGACCCTCGCGGGTTCGATGATGGGCAGGAGGTAGTCCAGGACCGCGTCCGGATCCAGATCGATGGACTCCCTGACGAAGCCTTCCTCGCGCAGATGCGTGTAGACGAAGTCGGCGTCGCCCTCGAGCGTCCTCCGCAGCGAGCGGCCTATCGGCGCCGGCAGACCCCCGGGGAGCCGGTCGACCGTGCCGAAGTCCAGGACGCCGAGCCGCCAGTCGTCCTCGCCCTCCGGCCCGCCGGGCAGCAGCCGGAAGTTGCCCGGGTGCGGGTCGGCGTGGAGCAGGCCGGTGCGGGCCGGTCCGGAGAAGAGGAAGCGGGCCAGCAACTGGCCGGCGCGGTCGCGCTGCTCCTGGGTGCCGTTGGAGATGATCTCCGACAGTGGTGTCCCGTCCATCCACTCGGTCACCAGCACCTGCTCGCACTGGTGCACCACCGCCGGCACCACCACGTCCGGGTCGTCCGCGAACTCCTCCGCGTGCGCCTGCTGTGCCGCCGCCTCCAGGTCGTAGTCCAGTTCCTCGGAGACCCGGTCGCGCAATTCGGTGATCAGCGGCTTGATGTCCATGCCCGGGACCAGCGGACCGAGCAGCCGGGCGAACCGGCTGAGCTGGTTCAGATCCGAGAGCAGCGCGTCGCCCGCGCCCGGGTACTGCACCTTGACCGCCACCTCGCGGCCGTCGTGCCACACCGCCCGGTGCACCTGGCCGATGGACGCGGCCGCGGACGGCTTGTCCTCGAACTCCAGGAACAGCTCCTGCCAGTCCTCGCCCAGCCGTTCCGCCAGCACGGCGTGGACGGTGCGCGTCGGCATCGGAGGGGCCGCCTCCTGGAGCTTCGTGAGCGCGGCACGGTAGGGCCCGGCGACCTCCTCGGGCAGCGCCGACTCGAAGACGGACAGGGCCTGCCCGAACTTCATGGCACCGCCCTTGAGCTCGCCGAGGACCTTGAACAACTGGTCCGCGGTGCGCTGCTGGAGCTCACGGCCCACGAGCTCCGCCGACTCGCCGACGATCCGTTTGCCAAGTCCCCAGGTCGCCCGTCCGGCGAAGCCGAGCGGGAGCGCGGCGAGCTTGGCGGTCCGGGTGACCGCCTTGCGGGGAAGATCAGACATGCGCCCTCCAAGTCCTGGACAACCGTGTCGCGGGTGCCTTGCGGGACACCTCCGTCGACGGCTGCCGCACCGCCATTGTCGCGCGTGATCCGCCGTCCTCCGCGGCCTGTGCCCTGTTACCTTTCTCCGCCGTCTCTCCGTCGCCCTTTCGCGCCGCGCCGCAGGCGCACCCTGGGTGGCCCCACACCGGGCGCGCGTGCCAGTCGAGCCGGGGCACCGAGGCCTCCCAGCGGGCCCCGGCGCTCGCCGGGGACTGTCCGTCGAGGAAGGCCAGCGCGTGTCCGGCGGCGAGCGAGGCGACCGCGGCCGCCAGTGCCAGGTCGCAGGCCTGCCCCTGACGCGGGCGGCCCGAGCGCCACTGGGCGACCAGCCGCGGCCAGGTCTCGTCCCGGTCGGAGCGGTCCCGGTCCAGACAGCCCGCGCAGGCGGTCTCCCCGGGCAGGACCAGCGGTCCGACCACGCCCGTGCCCTCGACGACACCCGCGTACAGATGAGGAGTCCCGGAGGCGAGCAGCGGCTCGGCGGCGGCCGGGTCCGGGGCGTGGACCGCGAGCCCGTCGCGCGGGGCGAGCACCACCAGGTTCAGACCTGGGTCGGCCGCACCGCCGGTCCGTGCGGCGGTGGGCCGACGGCCCCGGGGCCGGTCGGGAGCCGCCCGGCGCACCGCCCGCCGGGCCGCCTCGTCCCGGCGCTCGCCGACCGACTCCGCCGGCAGCCCGCCCGGCGCCACGTCCCACGGCTCGACCCGCCCGATGTCCCGCACCTCCACCTGACCCACCCCCGCGCCCGCCAGTAGCGAGGCCAGGACGACGCCGACCCGTCCGGCCCCTCTGACCTGCACCCGCAGCGACCGGCGGGCGGCGAGCCGGCTCAGTCCGGCGCCCGGCTCGCGGGCGACGAGCGACAGGGAGGCGAGGTCGGGCCGGAGCCGGTCCAGCACCTCCTTCTTCTCCCGCAGCTCGGCGCCCTCCGGGCCGCCGCCCGTCGCGTCGTCCAGCAGGCCGGACGCGGAGAGCCGTGCCACGAGCGTGTCCACATGACCGTCCGGCAGCCCCATCCGCCGGCTCTCGTCCCGCAGCAGGGGCAGTCCCCGGGTGCCGTCGAGCAGGCCGAGCAGACTGCCCGTCGCCGTGTCCACCGGCCCCACCACCATGGCGTGCGCGGGAGCCATCCCGAACTGCACGGTGTTCAGATCCCGCCAGCCGCGCCGCAGCGCGGGCTTCACCATCGGATGCATCACAGTCCCCCGTCGTCGTGTCGTCGCGTGTTCGCCGACGAGTGCCAGCATGCCGTGCCGGCGGCGAACCCTGCCCCGAGTTGTCCACAGGCGCGAGCATTCGTCGTACAGGTCCTATAAGTCGTACCGGTCGCATGACGAAGTGGTACCGGTCGCACGACGCGCCCAAGGCCACTCGCCAACCGCGTCCGGAAGGAGGACTTCCCCCCTGCGCAGCGGGTAACGTCTGGGCGTGCCCGCCGATCCACCGCACCGCGCAGCCGAACCACAGCGCAGCACGACGAGCCCGCCGCTGGGCGGCCCGGCGACGAGCGCGATCGAGGTGCGCAGAAGCGCGCGACGGCGCCGCACGGTCTCCGCGTACCGCGAGGGTGATCGCACCGTCGTGCTGATCCCCGCCCGGATGTCCGAGGCGGAGGAGCAGCGCTGGGTCACCGTCATGCTCGACAAACTGGCCGCCCAGGAGAGCAGGCGCCGGCTGGGCGACGCCGAGCTGGCCGAACGCGCCGAGCGGCTGTCGTCGCAGTACTTCGAGGGGCGGGCCCGGCCCACCAGCGTCCGCTGGGTCACCAACCAGAACACCCGCTGGGGCTCCTGCACCCCCGCCGAGGGCAGCATCCGCCTCTCGCACCGCCTGCGGGACATGCCCGAGTACGTCGTCGACTACGTCCTCCTGCACGAACTCGCGCATCTGCTGGTCCCCGGGCACGGGCCCCGTTTCTGGCGGCTCCTGGAGGCCTATCCGCGCACGGAGCGGGCCCGCGGCTACCTCGAGGGGGTCGCCGCCGCCGGCCGGCTGCCGCACCAGCCCGAACCTTCGGGCGCATAGCCGCGCGACGGTTCCACGGCGTCCGGCGGACAGTTCCGGACCCCGCCCCGGTTGTGTACCGGGTCTGTACCGGCCTCCTCCGATGTCGGACTTTGCCGTTAGCCTGGCGCGACGCACTCGCACTCGGGATGGGGGACGGTCGTTACGCATGGCCAGGGAATTCCAACGCGGCCACAAGGCCAGGATCAGTGACCTCACCGCGGGAACGGATCTGTACGTGGGCGTGCAGATCGCCGGTCCCGGACTGACGTTCGACATCAGCTGCTTCGGGCTCGACGCCGACGAGCGGCTCTCGGACGACCGGTACTTCGTCTTCTTCAACCAGCCGAAGACGCCCGAGGAGTCCATTCAGCTGCTCGGCGCCCAGGCGGGCGACACGGAGTCCTTCCGGGTGACGCTGGACCGGATCCCGCCGCAGATCCAGAAGCTGTCGTTCACCGCGACGCTCGACGGAGCCGGCCAGATGTCGCAGATCGGCCCCGGCTATCTGCGCATCGTCGCGGGCGGCGAGGAGGTCGCCCGCTACCCGTTCAGCGGCTCCGAGTTCAGCACGGAGCGGGCCGTCATGCTCGGCGACTTCTACCTCAAGGACGTCTGGCGGTTCGCCGCCGTCGGCCAGGGCTTCGACGGCGGACTCGACGCGCTGCTGAAGAACTTCGGCGGCGAGGTGCTCGAGGAGGAGGAGCCGGCCCCGCAGCAGCAGCCGCAGTCCGGCGCCGCCCCCGGCTTCGCCCCGCCGCCCCAGGTCGCGGCACCCCCGGCCTTCGGCGCCCCCGCCACCCCGGCGGCCCCGCAGCCCCCGGCGCCCGCGCCGGCCCCCGTCCCGCCCCCGGCCCCCGCGCCGCAGCCCGCACCGCAGGGCTTCGCACCGCCCCAGGGCGGCGGCACGCCACCGCCCGCCCCGGCGCCCGCACCCCCGGTGCACGCCGCGCCGACCATCGTCGCGCCGCTGAACACCCCGCCCGTCGGCACCGTGCCGCCTCCCGCCCCCGCCCCGTACGCGCAACCTCCCGGCCCGCCCGGTCCTCCCGGCCCGCCGCCCGGCTACGGCCAGCAGCCGCCCGCCCCGTCGGCCCCGATGCCGCCCGGCTACGGCCAGCAGGGCCCGCCCGCACCCCCCGGGTACGGGCAGCAGCCCCCGCAGGCGCCCCCCGGCTACGGCCAGGTCCCCGGCCAGCCCGGAGCTCCCGGCGTGCCCGGCGCGCCCGCCCCCTACGGCGTGCCCCAGGGTGCCCCGCAGGGCGGCGCGGGCGTCACCGCCGCGCTCCAGGCGTACCGCGAGGCCCCCACCGGTCAGCGCTGGACGCAGCAGAACAAGAAGCTCGTCCGCGTCGACCTCGGCGTCGGCGGCCAGCCCGTGCTCGCCCGCCAGGGCAGCATGGTGCTGTACCAGGGCAAGGTCGACTTCGGCTACAAGGGCGCGGGCTTCGCCGGCCGCATCGTGGGCAACGCCACCGGCCAGGAGATGCAGCTGATGCGCTGCACCGGCCAGGGCCAGGTGTTCCTCGCCGAGGGCGCCGCCCATCTGCACCCCGTCGAGCTCCAGGGCGACGCGATCTGCGTCTCCGCGGAGAACGTCCTCGCCTTCGACGAGTCCCTCCAGTACGAGGTCCGCCGCATCGAGGGCCACGGCATCCCCGGCGGCGCGCTGTTCACCATGCAGTTCCAGGGCACCGGCACCCTCGTCGTCAAGACGCACGGCACGCCGGTGGTGCTCCCGGTGACCCCGACCACGTTCGCCGACTGCAACGCGGTCGTCGCCTGGTCCGCCGCCTCCCAGGTGATCGTCTCCAGCCAGGTGCGGATGCGCCGCAACGCCTATCCCGGGGACACCGGCGAGAGCGTCAACCTCCAGTTCCGCGGCGCGCCCGGCAACTTCATCGTCGTCCAGCCGTACGAGGTCTAGGGGAGCCCGTCATGAACCA
The DNA window shown above is from Streptomyces sp. NBC_00670 and carries:
- a CDS encoding TerD family protein, which codes for MAREFQRGHKARISDLTAGTDLYVGVQIAGPGLTFDISCFGLDADERLSDDRYFVFFNQPKTPEESIQLLGAQAGDTESFRVTLDRIPPQIQKLSFTATLDGAGQMSQIGPGYLRIVAGGEEVARYPFSGSEFSTERAVMLGDFYLKDVWRFAAVGQGFDGGLDALLKNFGGEVLEEEEPAPQQQPQSGAAPGFAPPPQVAAPPAFGAPATPAAPQPPAPAPAPVPPPAPAPQPAPQGFAPPQGGGTPPPAPAPAPPVHAAPTIVAPLNTPPVGTVPPPAPAPYAQPPGPPGPPGPPPGYGQQPPAPSAPMPPGYGQQGPPAPPGYGQQPPQAPPGYGQVPGQPGAPGVPGAPAPYGVPQGAPQGGAGVTAALQAYREAPTGQRWTQQNKKLVRVDLGVGGQPVLARQGSMVLYQGKVDFGYKGAGFAGRIVGNATGQEMQLMRCTGQGQVFLAEGAAHLHPVELQGDAICVSAENVLAFDESLQYEVRRIEGHGIPGGALFTMQFQGTGTLVVKTHGTPVVLPVTPTTFADCNAVVAWSAASQVIVSSQVRMRRNAYPGDTGESVNLQFRGAPGNFIVVQPYEV
- a CDS encoding WhiB family transcriptional regulator gives rise to the protein MQLEAHVPSVPPSDTIPKPVLPEDPTLTPLTALTALDDAIENLGVPVPCRSYDPEVFFAESPADVEYAKSLCRTCPLVDACLAGAKERREPWGVWGGELFVQGVVVARKRPRGRPRKNPVTA
- a CDS encoding ATP-dependent DNA helicase UvrD2, producing the protein MTAATHSPLFPRVPDSPDAVLDGLDPEQRAVATALHGPVCVLAGAGTGKTRAITHRIAYGVRAGILQPSSVLAVTFTNRAAGEMRGRLRQLGAAGVQARTFHSAALRQLQYFWPKAVGGPLPRIVDRKIQLVADAAAASRIRLDRNELRDVTAEIEWSKVTQTVPGDYAAAAAKASREAPRDPAEIAKLYEAYEEIKRDRAVIDFEDVLLLTVGILQDRRDVAEQVRAQYQHFVVDEYQDVSPLQQRLLELWLGDRDDLCVVGDASQTIYSFTGATPDHLLDFRVRHPGATVVKLVRDYRSTPQVVHLANGLLSQARGRAADHRLELVSQRPAGPEPSYADYADEPSEAEGAARHVRALLDAGVPAAEIAILFRTNSQSETYEQALADAGIPYQLRGAERFFDRPEVRRAILALRAAARFGANDSRLDDVDDLPSQVRAVLSGEGWTAEPPAGSGAVRERWESLAALVHLARDVAAAGPAVTLADLVAELDERAGAQHAPTVQGVTLASLHSAKGLEWDVVFLVGVAEGMMPISYAKTDEQVEEERRLLYVGVTRARERLFVSWALSRSPGGRPNRRPSRFLDGLRPGSTAAGSRSGGAGGAGGVERGFGSAVRGGAAGAVPAARRTRRTVARCKVCGRTLTEAGEMKLMRCEDCPSDMDEGLYERLREWRAVQAGRSGQPAFCVFTDRTLMAIAETVPEEPEELARIPGVGMRKYKRYGADVLAICAGQEVGEGEEEV
- a CDS encoding M48 metallopeptidase family protein, whose translation is MPADPPHRAAEPQRSTTSPPLGGPATSAIEVRRSARRRRTVSAYREGDRTVVLIPARMSEAEEQRWVTVMLDKLAAQESRRRLGDAELAERAERLSSQYFEGRARPTSVRWVTNQNTRWGSCTPAEGSIRLSHRLRDMPEYVVDYVLLHELAHLLVPGHGPRFWRLLEAYPRTERARGYLEGVAAAGRLPHQPEPSGA
- a CDS encoding ABC1 kinase family protein, which encodes MSDLPRKAVTRTAKLAALPLGFAGRATWGLGKRIVGESAELVGRELQQRTADQLFKVLGELKGGAMKFGQALSVFESALPEEVAGPYRAALTKLQEAAPPMPTRTVHAVLAERLGEDWQELFLEFEDKPSAAASIGQVHRAVWHDGREVAVKVQYPGAGDALLSDLNQLSRFARLLGPLVPGMDIKPLITELRDRVSEELDYDLEAAAQQAHAEEFADDPDVVVPAVVHQCEQVLVTEWMDGTPLSEIISNGTQEQRDRAGQLLARFLFSGPARTGLLHADPHPGNFRLLPGGPEGEDDWRLGVLDFGTVDRLPGGLPAPIGRSLRRTLEGDADFVYTHLREEGFVRESIDLDPDAVLDYLLPIIEPARVEEFTFTRGWMRSQAARVADPRSPAYQLGKKLNLPPSYLLIHRVTLSTIGVLCQLGATVRLREELEQWLPGFASEEDADDLVEAAEDVTEEFAEVDEADEADEADEAVDDEESEAVQLPGQQKAGDGLGDGSGERSAAQA
- a CDS encoding TOMM precursor leader peptide-binding protein translates to MHPMVKPALRRGWRDLNTVQFGMAPAHAMVVGPVDTATGSLLGLLDGTRGLPLLRDESRRMGLPDGHVDTLVARLSASGLLDDATGGGPEGAELREKKEVLDRLRPDLASLSLVAREPGAGLSRLAARRSLRVQVRGAGRVGVVLASLLAGAGVGQVEVRDIGRVEPWDVAPGGLPAESVGERRDEAARRAVRRAAPDRPRGRRPTAARTGGAADPGLNLVVLAPRDGLAVHAPDPAAAEPLLASGTPHLYAGVVEGTGVVGPLVLPGETACAGCLDRDRSDRDETWPRLVAQWRSGRPRQGQACDLALAAAVASLAAGHALAFLDGQSPASAGARWEASVPRLDWHARPVWGHPGCACGAARKGDGETAEKGNRAQAAEDGGSRATMAVRQPSTEVSRKAPATRLSRTWRAHV